In the Breoghania sp. genome, GATAGATGCCGCCCACAACCAGAAGGAAGATCAGCACGACCGGCCAGACTTCCAGCATCGCCTCGATACGTTCGCGCCCTGTTGCCTTTTCGGCGGGCTTTGCAGCATCCGGGTCGAAGCGCATGAAGAGCGCGATGGTGATCACATAGCCGATGGCGGCAAGAATGCCGGGCACGAAGGCGGCTGCGAAGAGCTTTGCGATGTTCTGCTCTGCAAGGATCGCGTAAATCACCAGGACGAAAGATGGCGGGATCAGGATGCCCAGTGTGCCCCCCGCCGCAAGACAGGCGGTAGAAAGCGCCCCGTTATAGCCGTAACGGCGCATTTCCGGCAGGGCGACCTGCGCCATCGTGGCGGCGGTGGCGAGCGATGAGCCGCAGATCGCACCAAAGCCCGCACAACCGGCGACGGAGGCCATGGCGATGCCACCGCGCCGATGGCCGACCATGGCGGCAGCGGCACGGAAAAGCCCGCGCGACATGCCACTTCGGGTCGCGAACTGCCCCATCAGCAGGAAAAGTGGGACAATCGACAGCGAATAGCTGGAAAAGGTCTCGTAGGTGAGCGACTTCATCTGCGCCAGGATCGGGATCCAACTGTCGGTAACGATGACCGTTCCGCCGATCCCCACCACCAGCATAGCAAGGCCGATCGGAATGCGCAGAAAGATAAGCGCCAGCAGCACGACGAAGCTGAGGCCGGCGAGTTCCATATTGCCCATCAGGCGCGCTCCCCATCACCCAACATTTCATTGAGGCTGCGCCAGACGGTGAAGGCGGAGGCCAGAACGAAGACCCAGGCGCCGACGAGCGCCACCGCATAGCCCCACCAGACGGGCATCTGAAGAATGAAGGTCGTTTCCGAATAGGAGCGCTTGTCGATCAGCCCCTCGCCGAGCTTGACGGCGATCAGTAACGCACAAGCGGTCAGAATGACGTTGCCGACCAGAGACAGCCCGGCAAGCCCACGCGGGCCAAGCGGCTGGACAAAGATGTCCACCGTCACATGGCCGCGCCGCATCTGACACCATGGCAGGAAGGCAAAGATCGCGAAGGCGCATCCGGCCTCAACGAGCTCGAAATCCCCTTGAATGGGACCGAAAAACGGCACGTAACCCGACAATTCGCGCCCGATCACGCTCAGGCAGGTCACCGTTGTCAACGCAACAAGCGCCAGACCGCCGCCGATCGCGAGCCAACGCGTGATGAATTCAATAACGCGGCCGACGCGCTGCTCCAGCTGCGGCGCCAACCCCTTGGCCGGTTTGACCATTTCTCTCCCCCACTGCGAGGACGCCGGCTTTTGTGGACCCTTTGCGCGAAAGACCGTTCCTTGCGCGCCGTGTCAGTTTCACCGGACTTCCCGAATGCAGCGCGTCGGACACGTCTCCTCACGCACCAAACGACTGCGTATTCATATCTTGATTTCGGCCCGCTCCGGATCCGAATGAACCGGGCGACTTGCCTTCAGGGCGCTCTCCGGGGCGGCCGCAAAACCGCGACCGCCCCGGCTTGTTTCGGGTGTCTTTGAGATCAGAACTCGTAGACGGGTTTCTCATCGTCCACATAGGTGCCGATTGCCGCCTTGGCGTCCTCGACCAGCTTGGCGCCGTCAATTCCCTTGGCGTTCATCTCCGCGATCCATGCCGCCTCGATGTCCTTGGCAGCATCTTTCCAACGCTGCGTCTCCGCCTCATCAAGAATGGTCTGCTTGTCGCCCAACTTCTCAAGCGCCGGGGGACCGGCCATGTCGCCCTTGTCCATGGCAAGACCGGCAAGACGCGAGGCTTCGCGGCCGGAATTGTTATCGATGATTTTCTTCAGGTCGTCCGGCAGGCCTTCGTACCGGCTCTTGTTCATCGCAAAGACCATGAAGGCGGTGTACAGGCCACGAGAGCCAGAGAAGCCGGTGTGGTGGTGGACCAGCTCCGGAATGCGCAGCGGAACGGAAACCTCCCACGGTACGACCGCGCCATCGATGACGTGCTTGGACAGCGCCTCCGGAACGGCCGGAACCGGCATCCCGACCGGGATGGCACCGAGTTTTTCAAGCAGCATGTTGGCCATGCGCGTGGGACCGCGCAGCTTCAGGCCCTTCATGTCCTCAAGCTTCTCAACCGGCTTGTTCGCGTGAACCAGGCCGGGACCATGAACAAAGGCCGCGATAACGTTCACATCCTTGAACTCGTCGCGAAGGTTCTTGTCGTAATAGTCCCATGCGGCCTCGGAGGTCGCAGCCCCCTTGCCGGCGATAAAGGGAAGCTCAAAGGCCTCCGACTTCGGGAAACGGCCGGGCGTATATCCGGTCAGGGTCCAGACGATATCCACGACACCGTCGCGGGCCTGATCGTAGAGCGAGGGCGGCTTGCCGCCGAGCTGCATGGTGGGGAAAATCTGGACTTTGATGCGCCCACCGGATTCCTTTTCCACCTTCTCCGCCCACGGACCGATGAAGTATTTCGGAACTGGCGACTGCGGCGAAAGGAAGTGATGAACCTTGAGCGTCACGTCCTGCGCCTGTGCGGAAGCGGCGAGAGCGAACGCACCGACCGCAATGCAGCCCGCGATCGCGATTTTTCTGAACATGTTTTTCCTCCAGCTTCTCCACCGGGCTTGTCACCCGGGGCGGATCTCTCCCGCAACCGGCCTCATTACACCAACCGGCTGTTCTGAAGCGCATTGTCGGCAAAATCGGTGCTTTTGCCAGTATAAATTCGATAATTGAATTCTTTGTTCGCAGTGCAAACCAGATATTGTTTTTATTGAGTTTTTATATTTAAAAACTAGCCACCTATAGCCTGCGCTTATCACTTGAGGTGCAAGGTCCAAATTGACCTGAGCCAGAGCCGGGATTATTGCGAAAACCACCATCAGGTCAACACGTTAGATCGCCCCTCAAACGACGATCAGCACCTCGACATGGTGCGGATATCCCCGCGCGCCCATCCCCTCGCCTGTTCCACAGCGCCTCGACGCAGTCCCGCCAATTTCCGACGAGACTGCTCGACAGGTTGAGGCAGATGCAGTCTCGAAGCGAGAGGCGATCACGCGCCGGGGCTGTGATGCTCGTGCCAATGGCGAGCAATATCGATGCGTCGCGCGATCCAGACCTTGTGGTGGCCTTTCACATAATCGATGAAGCGGGCAAGCGCCGCGGCGCGACCGGGACGGCCGACAAGCCGGCAATGAAGCCCGATATTGAGCATCTTCGCCTGCCCCTCAATGCCCTCGGCATAGAGGGTGTCGAAACTGTCCTTCAGGTAGGAGAAGAACTGGTCGCCACAATTGAATCCCTGCGGGGTTGCAAAGCGCATGTCATTGGTATCGAGCGTGTAGGGCACAATGAGCTGCGGGCGATTGGGTCCAGCGATCCAATAAGGAAGATCGTCCGCATAGGCGTCGGAGAGATAGACGAAGCCTCCCTCCTCCATGGCCAGCGGAATGGTGTTTTCAGAGCTTCGGCCCTGATAGAAGCCGAGCGGACGTTCGCCGGTAACTTCCGTGTGGAGGCGGATCGCTTCTGCGATGCTGGCGCGTTCCTCCTCGATGGGCATGTCCTTAAACTCTACCCACTTGAGCCCGTGGGAGGCGATTTCCCAGTCGGCCTCCTTCATGGCGGCCACGGCTTCCGGATTGCGCTGGAGTGCGGTGGCGACGCCATAAACGGTGACCGGCACATTGCGCTGCGTGAACATGCGCCACAGCCGCCAGAACCCGGCACGCGAGCCGTATTCGTATATTGATTCCATGTTCATGTGGCGCTGACCAGGCCATGGCTGGGCACCGACGATTTCCGACAGGAAGGCCTCGGAGGCTGCGTCACCATGTAGGATGTTGTTCTCGCCGCCTTCCTCGCAGTTGATCACGAATTGCACGGCGATCCGCGCGCCATCGGGCCAGCGCGGATCGGGTGTGTGGCGCCCGTATCCAATCATGTCACGCGGATATTCGGTCATTTCAGTCTCACTCCGGAAAGGAAAATCAGGTCGGCTGGAGATGCGTCGGGGCAGAGGCACGCGAGGTTCACGCGAACGGACGCGACGGTATTCCCCTGCGTTCAGGCAAGCTTAAACGAGCGATAAAATCAACCGCTCGCCGCACCGCTCCCGCACAGGCCCGGCTCCCCCAAACGAGAAGCGAATCGCTCTACGTAGTCGTCACCAAGACGTCATATGTCAGATAGGCAGTAAAACAGATCAGAAACTGGCCCGAAACTGGCTAGAGAAAGGCACAGATGGCTGAGAGGCTTGGCCTTTAATCGTATGCAGCGCGTTTTTGCCGAGCAAATAGGCTGAACATGCCCCGATAGAGGCAGATGAAAGGGCAAGGAGACAGTGATGGTGACAATGCGACCCTCGCTCACTCTGGTCGACCAAACGGCGGATGCGCCGGAGGATGATACCGGGCTGGAGGACCATGACGTGAATTCGATCGACGCAGGGCTGCACAGCCGCCTGCGGGCCATGAGGCGGTTGCTGGACAATGCCCCTCAGGCAAGCGCCGCTGAAGCGCTCGCCATTCTGCGTCAGGCGTTTCCCGACGCAAATCTGAGCGACCGGCTACGGGCCCTGGGTTACCGCGAAGAGATGTAGGCCCTCACGATGTGGATGACGTCGAGGGCGGGGACGCTTCCCCGGCTCCATCGGCACCCTCTGCCTGGGTCGCCTGATCGACGGCTTCGGCATCGGCTTTTGCTCCGCCCCCTGCTCGCGCGGCATCTGCGCGCTCATACATGCGCCAGGAGCGTCCCGCGAAGGGAATGGAAACCAGATAGGCCACGGTCGCCAGTGCAAGCACCTGGAAGGGATAGCTTGCCCCCAGCGCCACCAACAGCACGGCCGCCACGAAGATCGGCAGCACGATGTCCTTGCGAATGCGCATGCCGATGCGCTTGCCGGAATAGGTGGGCAGGCGGGAAACCAGCAGGAATGCCACGATATAGGTATAGCCGACGGCGACGGGTGCAAACTCCGCCCAACGGTCCAGCACACCGAGCTGATGCAGATAGACCGGCAACAGGACAACCAGCGCGCCGGCGGGCGCAGGCGTGCCGGTGAAGAAGTTCGCCTGCCAAGCGGGCTTTTTCGGATCATCCAGCGCCACGTTGAAGCGCGCAAGGCGCAGGGCCATGGAAATGGCAAAGACCAGCGCCGTGATCCAGCCGAAGGACCCCAGCTCGTTCAGGATCCACATGTAGAGGATGATCGCGGGTGCGACGCCGAAATTCACGAAATCGGCGAGGCTGTCCAGCTCTGCGCCGAAACGCGAGGTGGAGCGCAGGAAGCGCGCGACGCGTCCATCCAACGCATCGAGAACGGCAGCCAGCACGATTGCACCAATCGCCATGTCCCAACGGGCCTCCACCGCCATTCGAATGGCGGTGAGGCCTGAGCAGAGCGCCAGCAGGGTCACCAGGTTCGGCAGGATCATCTTAAGGGGCACCCGCTGAAAGCGACGGGGGCGCCCGGAACGATGATTGGCGTTGCCGCTGGGGCCGGGTTCAAATGGGGCGAAGGGTGTGGACATGGGTCAGGCCACCCGCGTCACAGGCGCTGTGCCAGCAGGTACCGTAAGATCGGCGAGTACCGTTTCGCCTGCCACCATGGTCTGGCCAATCGCAACCCTGGGGGCCGTGCCTGCGGGGAGGTAGACATCCAGCCGCGAGCCGAAGCGGATGAGACCAAAGCGCTCGCCAGCCTGCAGGCTTTCGCCCTCATTCACAAAACACACGATGCGCCGCGCCACGAGACCTGCGATCTGGACGACACCAATGCGCCCTTCGGGGGAGTCGATCACCACACCATTGCGTTCATTGTCGTCAGACGCCTTCTCCAACTCCGCAT is a window encoding:
- a CDS encoding TRAP transporter large permease codes for the protein MGNMELAGLSFVVLLALIFLRIPIGLAMLVVGIGGTVIVTDSWIPILAQMKSLTYETFSSYSLSIVPLFLLMGQFATRSGMSRGLFRAAAAMVGHRRGGIAMASVAGCAGFGAICGSSLATAATMAQVALPEMRRYGYNGALSTACLAAGGTLGILIPPSFVLVIYAILAEQNIAKLFAAAFVPGILAAIGYVITIALFMRFDPDAAKPAEKATGRERIEAMLEVWPVVLIFLLVVGGIYLGWFTPTEGAAVGTAGTGLVAFFRGRLGWKSLGECILATAVSSGMIFFIVFGAGVFNSFLAFTQMPQTMAEWVGNAGYSPWLVLVGILLTYLVFGCVMDSVSMILLTVPIFFPIVMTLDFGLSPEETAIWFGVLVLIVVEVGLITPPVGMNLFIINSMAPDVPLTQTYKGVIFFVLSDLIRVAILTAFPAITLAVLWI
- a CDS encoding TRAP transporter small permease; the protein is MVKPAKGLAPQLEQRVGRVIEFITRWLAIGGGLALVALTTVTCLSVIGRELSGYVPFFGPIQGDFELVEAGCAFAIFAFLPWCQMRRGHVTVDIFVQPLGPRGLAGLSLVGNVILTACALLIAVKLGEGLIDKRSYSETTFILQMPVWWGYAVALVGAWVFVLASAFTVWRSLNEMLGDGERA
- a CDS encoding TRAP transporter substrate-binding protein; the protein is MFRKIAIAGCIAVGAFALAASAQAQDVTLKVHHFLSPQSPVPKYFIGPWAEKVEKESGGRIKVQIFPTMQLGGKPPSLYDQARDGVVDIVWTLTGYTPGRFPKSEAFELPFIAGKGAATSEAAWDYYDKNLRDEFKDVNVIAAFVHGPGLVHANKPVEKLEDMKGLKLRGPTRMANMLLEKLGAIPVGMPVPAVPEALSKHVIDGAVVPWEVSVPLRIPELVHHHTGFSGSRGLYTAFMVFAMNKSRYEGLPDDLKKIIDNNSGREASRLAGLAMDKGDMAGPPALEKLGDKQTILDEAETQRWKDAAKDIEAAWIAEMNAKGIDGAKLVEDAKAAIGTYVDDEKPVYEF
- the puuE gene encoding allantoinase PuuE; translated protein: MTEYPRDMIGYGRHTPDPRWPDGARIAVQFVINCEEGGENNILHGDAASEAFLSEIVGAQPWPGQRHMNMESIYEYGSRAGFWRLWRMFTQRNVPVTVYGVATALQRNPEAVAAMKEADWEIASHGLKWVEFKDMPIEEERASIAEAIRLHTEVTGERPLGFYQGRSSENTIPLAMEEGGFVYLSDAYADDLPYWIAGPNRPQLIVPYTLDTNDMRFATPQGFNCGDQFFSYLKDSFDTLYAEGIEGQAKMLNIGLHCRLVGRPGRAAALARFIDYVKGHHKVWIARRIDIARHWHEHHSPGA
- a CDS encoding phosphatidylcholine/phosphatidylserine synthase, whose amino-acid sequence is MILPNLVTLLALCSGLTAIRMAVEARWDMAIGAIVLAAVLDALDGRVARFLRSTSRFGAELDSLADFVNFGVAPAIILYMWILNELGSFGWITALVFAISMALRLARFNVALDDPKKPAWQANFFTGTPAPAGALVVLLPVYLHQLGVLDRWAEFAPVAVGYTYIVAFLLVSRLPTYSGKRIGMRIRKDIVLPIFVAAVLLVALGASYPFQVLALATVAYLVSIPFAGRSWRMYERADAARAGGGAKADAEAVDQATQAEGADGAGEASPPSTSSTS